ATCGAGATCTCGATCGATGGCGATGCCTGGACGGAAGTTGCCAACGGAGCGGATCGGTTGCCGCATGGCGATTCCAGCGCGACGCCGATCCGCTACGACTTCGCCCACGCAACCGAGGCCGAAGCCGAGATGGGCCGCCAGCAATTGCAGCGGTTGGAAGAACTCAATTCGCTGCGTGAATCGCTCTTAAAGACGCCGACCGTTTACGCCGGAACGTTCAGCCAGCCCGCACCGACGCACCGGCTCAACCGTGGCGAAATCGGATCGCCTCGCGAACAGGTCGCTCCCGCGGCGATCCGCTCGCTGACCGATTTATCGCTCGCCAGCGACACGCCCGAACAACAGCGACGTGTGGCGATCGCAAACTGGATCGCATCGGCCGACAATCCGTTGACCGCCCGCGTCTTTGTGAATCGGATTTGGCAGTTCCACTTCGGCACCGGGATCGTCGACACGCCCAGCGACTTCGGCGGCAACGGCACTCCGCCAACCCATCCCGAACTGCTCGATTGGCTCGCTGCTGAATTGATCGACAGCGGGTGGTCGACCAAACACATCCACCGCCTGATCTTGACCTCCAAGGCTTGGCAGCAGGATAGCCTGCCTCGCGACCAAGGTCTGGCGGTCGATGCGAGCAGCCGATTGCTGTGGCGATTCCCGCCGCGACGCCTGTCGGCCGAAGCGATCCGCGACAGTATCTTGTCGGTCACCGGCAAGTTGGATCTGAAGCAAGGTGGCCCCGGATTTAGCGCGTTCGAAATCGAACCCGAAAACGTGCGACACTACTTCCCCAAAAAGGACTTTGGTCCAGCCGATTGGCGGCGGATGGTCTACATGACGCGCGTTCGTCAGGAACGCGATGCCGTCTTTGGCGTCTTCGATTGCCCCGACTTCAATCAAGTCGTGCCACAACGCAATCGATCGACGACACCGCTGCAGGCTCTGAATCTTTTGAACAGCCGGTTCGTTTTGCAGCAGGCTGACTTCCTGGTCCAGCGACTCGAGAGCGAGGCGAGCGATCCGGCGGCGAAAGTCGCCCTGGCCTATCAGCTCTGTTTCTCGCGGCTCCCCGATGCGGAAGAGTCGACTGCGGCGCTCGCCTTTGTCCAGCAAAACGATTGGCAACAGTTCGCTCGAGCGATCTTGAACGCCAACGAATTTGTCTTCGTCCCCTAGATCGGAACCGCTCGCAAGAGCTCCCGCGTCGGGTCGGCTGGACCGACCGCAGGCATCCCCCAAAAAATGCTCCCCTCTGAGATTGATTTGTCATGCAAACTTCATCACGTCGACAGTTGTTGTTGAATGCCGCCGGAGGGCTCGGCGGGATCGCCGTGGCCAGCATGTTGCATCAGCAAGGTTTGCTTGCTGCGAACAATGCACCACTGCGACCGCAGATCGATCCATCGCAACCGTTTGCCAGTCGCGACAGTCACTTTGCGCCGCGAGCGAAAAACGTGTTGATGATCTTCTGCAGCGGCGCGTGCAGCCAGATCGATACGTTTGACTACAAGCCGGAACTGATCAAACGGCATGGCCAACCGTTGCCGGGAGCTGAGAATCTGCTGACCTTTCAAGGCGCCCAGGGCAACCTCACCAAGAGCCCTTGGAAGTTCCGGCCGCGAGGCGAATCGGGCAAGATGGTCTCGGATCTGGTTCCGATGTTGGGAGAGCTTGCCGATGAGATGTGTTTCTTCCATTCGCTGACCGGCAAGACGAACACGCACGGTCCGGGCGAAAACTTCATGTCGACAGGCTTTACGCTCGACGGTTTCCCCAGCATGGGAGCGTGGCTGACGTGGGCGTTGGGAACCGAAAACACCGACTTGCCCGCCTACGTTGCGATTCCCGATCCGCGTGGCACGCCGCAGTCGAGCGTCAACAATTGGGGCCCCGGTTTCCTGCCGGCTGCGTTTCAAGGGACCGACTTCAACGCGGCCAAGCCGCTGCGGAATCTACAGCGTCCGGTTGGGATCGATGCGGAGACCGATCGGCGGACGCGGGCGTTTCTGCAGTCGATGAATCGTCGCCACTTGGAAGACTATCCCGGCGATTCGGAACTGGCTGCGCGGATTGCCAGCTATGAACTGGCGGCGCGGATGCAGTTGAGCGTGCCCGAGGTGAGCGATCTGTCGACCGAATCGGCGGCGACGCTGAAAATGTACGGTGCCGACGATACACAGAATTCGTTGAAGGCGGCCT
Above is a genomic segment from Rosistilla ulvae containing:
- a CDS encoding DUF1501 domain-containing protein translates to MQTSSRRQLLLNAAGGLGGIAVASMLHQQGLLAANNAPLRPQIDPSQPFASRDSHFAPRAKNVLMIFCSGACSQIDTFDYKPELIKRHGQPLPGAENLLTFQGAQGNLTKSPWKFRPRGESGKMVSDLVPMLGELADEMCFFHSLTGKTNTHGPGENFMSTGFTLDGFPSMGAWLTWALGTENTDLPAYVAIPDPRGTPQSSVNNWGPGFLPAAFQGTDFNAAKPLRNLQRPVGIDAETDRRTRAFLQSMNRRHLEDYPGDSELAARIASYELAARMQLSVPEVSDLSTESAATLKMYGADDTQNSLKAAYARNCILARRLVEQGVRFVQVFNGAYQTGGEGVSNWDGHKALEQQYSKHGPVLDQPTAALVRDMKQRGLLKDTLIVWCTEFGRMPTFQAGASGRDHNPDGFTAWMAGAGVKAPYTYGATDEFGHKAVEKVATVYDFHATILHILGLDHERLTFYHNGIERRLTDVHGHVIKEVLS